From one Streptomyces mobaraensis genomic stretch:
- a CDS encoding GTPase, producing the protein MTAVHSADSRRGPGRPPASDAVDRSWDDGLIARRARPERTQPDKARQEQRERAAVPARPVPSVATVLGGTLLTRLDALRELVGLSRARLDGGTLDQAGRVLEEAAVRQRHPLDLTVVALAGSTGSGKSTLFNALARAQLSEAGVRRPTTSAPVACAWTDRAEGLLDRLGIPEGARRKPPRPRDPGFAGLVLLDLPDHDSAAAGHREQVDRLLELVDAVIWVVDPEKYADAVLHERYLRPLAGYAEVTFVVLNQLDRLSGDAADQVLDDLRRLLDEDGLALGEHGEPGAAVLALSALTGEGVGELREVLGQFVTRRKAAELRLTADVDGASARLRPVYVAEGRPGLTDGARLDFEDRLAEAVGARASGLRAERTWLRGAERACGTVWGHAWRHYRKTREARTGETGASSGADVAPPQRRTASRPLVEQAVRTLVHEASAGLPEPWALAVREAAVNGAEGLPEALDEAGAAASLPAARRGASGVRWTGGRRAAGASSGAAEGTRTGGRRASGRGTGGWRTGGRRTGDRRTGGRRTGAGRTRGGGAPRLVRPRWWALATAAQVMLVLLQLGGLVWLLTALCGGTEVPWWVPGGLTAGCAAGAPLLSWGCRMAARGPARGYGLETERRLRNAAAACGRERVLEPVAAELLRYRELRGRYVVAAGEG; encoded by the coding sequence GTGACCGCGGTGCACTCAGCCGACAGCCGCCGCGGGCCGGGGAGGCCGCCCGCGTCCGACGCCGTCGACCGCTCCTGGGACGACGGACTCATCGCCCGCCGCGCACGCCCGGAGCGTACGCAACCGGACAAGGCGCGCCAGGAACAGCGGGAGCGCGCGGCGGTCCCCGCGCGCCCGGTGCCGAGCGTCGCCACCGTCCTCGGCGGCACGCTCCTCACCCGCCTCGACGCCCTCCGCGAACTGGTCGGACTCTCCCGGGCGAGGCTCGACGGCGGGACGCTCGACCAGGCCGGACGCGTGCTGGAGGAGGCCGCCGTCCGGCAGCGGCACCCCCTCGACCTGACGGTCGTGGCCCTCGCCGGATCGACCGGAAGCGGCAAGTCCACCCTCTTCAACGCCCTCGCCCGCGCCCAGCTCTCCGAGGCCGGAGTGCGCCGTCCCACCACCTCCGCGCCCGTCGCGTGCGCCTGGACCGACCGCGCGGAGGGGCTCCTGGACCGGCTCGGGATCCCGGAGGGGGCGCGTCGCAAGCCGCCGCGCCCCCGCGACCCCGGGTTCGCCGGACTCGTCCTCCTCGACCTCCCGGACCACGACTCGGCGGCGGCCGGCCACCGCGAGCAGGTCGACCGGCTGCTGGAGCTGGTGGACGCGGTGATCTGGGTGGTCGACCCGGAGAAATACGCCGACGCGGTGCTGCACGAGCGCTACCTCCGCCCGCTGGCCGGCTACGCGGAGGTCACCTTCGTCGTCCTCAACCAGCTCGACCGGCTCTCCGGGGACGCCGCGGACCAGGTCCTGGACGACCTGCGGCGGCTCCTCGACGAGGACGGCCTGGCCCTCGGCGAGCACGGCGAGCCCGGGGCGGCGGTCCTGGCCCTGTCCGCGCTGACCGGCGAGGGCGTCGGCGAACTGCGCGAGGTGCTCGGCCAGTTCGTCACCCGCAGGAAGGCCGCCGAACTCCGCCTCACCGCCGACGTCGACGGCGCCTCGGCACGGCTGCGCCCCGTCTACGTCGCCGAGGGCCGGCCCGGGCTGACGGACGGGGCGCGGCTGGACTTCGAGGACCGGCTGGCGGAGGCCGTCGGTGCCCGCGCGTCCGGGCTGCGTGCCGAACGGACCTGGCTGCGCGGCGCGGAACGGGCCTGCGGGACGGTCTGGGGCCACGCCTGGCGGCACTACCGGAAGACCCGGGAGGCGCGGACGGGTGAGACCGGTGCGAGCAGTGGTGCGGACGTGGCACCGCCGCAGCGGCGCACGGCCTCCCGGCCGCTGGTCGAGCAGGCGGTACGCACCCTGGTGCACGAGGCGTCCGCCGGGCTGCCGGAACCGTGGGCGCTGGCCGTCCGCGAGGCCGCCGTCAACGGTGCCGAGGGGCTGCCCGAGGCCCTGGACGAGGCCGGCGCGGCGGCTTCCCTGCCCGCCGCGCGCCGCGGCGCGTCCGGCGTCCGGTGGACGGGCGGGCGGCGCGCGGCGGGGGCTTCGTCCGGCGCAGCGGAGGGTACGAGGACGGGCGGACGGCGTGCTTCCGGCCGGGGTACGGGCGGGTGGCGCACCGGCGGCAGGCGTACCGGGGACCGGCGTACGGGCGGCAGGCGGACGGGCGCCGGACGGACGCGCGGGGGCGGCGCGCCCCGGCTGGTGCGACCGCGGTGGTGGGCTCTGGCCACGGCTGCACAGGTGATGCTGGTGCTGCTGCAACTGGGTGGACTGGTGTGGTTGCTGACCGCGCTCTGCGGCGGCACGGAGGTGCCCTGGTGGGTGCCCGGCGGGCTGACGGCGGGCTGTGCGGCGGGGGCGCCCCTGCTGTCCTGGGGCTGCCGGATGGCCGCCCGGGGGCCGGCCCGGGGGTACGGACTGGAGACGGAACGCCGGCTGCGGAACGCCGCGGCGGCCTGTGGGCGGGAACGGGTGCTGGAGCCGGTGGCGGCGGAGTTGCTGCGGTACCGGGAGTTGCGGGGGCGGTACGTGGTGGCCGCGGGGGAGGGGTGA
- the rfbB gene encoding dTDP-glucose 4,6-dehydratase — MSTETRTTETRTAAQETAAVPRILVTGGAGFIGSHYVRTLLAGDGPERPYLTVLDKLTYAGVPANLDAVRHSDRFRFVQGDICDTELVDRLAAEHDQIVHFAAESHVDRSVREADAFVRTNVLGTQRLLDAALHNGVRVFVHISTDEVYGSIDHGSWTEDAPLSPNSPYAAAKAAGDLFALACHRTHDLDVRVTRCSNNYGHHHFPEKLIPLFVTNLMDGLEVPLYGDGRNVRDWLHIDDHIRGIELVRTRGRAGEIYHIGGGAELTNRELTDMLVEAVGAKPSLVRHVEDRKAHDRRYSLDWSKIRDELGYRPVRDFEEALAETVAWYRNNRAWWEPLKQRAALLPPTS, encoded by the coding sequence ATGAGCACTGAGACGCGCACCACGGAGACGCGCACCGCCGCGCAGGAGACCGCCGCCGTTCCCAGGATCCTCGTCACCGGCGGCGCCGGGTTCATCGGTTCCCACTACGTCCGCACCCTGCTGGCCGGGGACGGACCGGAGCGCCCGTACCTCACCGTCCTCGACAAGCTCACCTACGCCGGCGTCCCGGCCAACCTCGACGCCGTCCGCCACTCCGACCGCTTCCGTTTCGTCCAGGGCGACATCTGCGACACCGAGCTGGTCGACCGGCTGGCCGCCGAGCACGACCAGATCGTCCACTTCGCGGCCGAGTCCCACGTCGACCGTTCCGTACGGGAGGCGGACGCCTTCGTCCGGACCAATGTGCTGGGCACACAGAGACTCCTCGACGCGGCGCTGCACAACGGTGTCCGGGTCTTCGTGCACATTTCGACCGACGAGGTCTACGGCTCCATCGATCACGGCTCCTGGACCGAGGACGCGCCGCTGTCCCCCAACTCCCCTTACGCGGCGGCCAAGGCGGCCGGCGACCTGTTCGCCCTCGCCTGCCACCGCACCCACGACCTCGACGTACGCGTCACCCGCTGTTCCAACAACTACGGCCACCACCACTTCCCCGAGAAGCTGATACCGCTGTTCGTCACCAATCTGATGGACGGCCTGGAGGTGCCGCTCTACGGGGACGGGCGCAACGTCCGCGACTGGCTGCACATCGACGACCACATCCGCGGCATCGAACTCGTCCGCACCCGCGGCCGGGCCGGCGAGATCTACCACATCGGCGGCGGCGCCGAACTGACCAACCGCGAGCTCACCGACATGCTGGTGGAGGCGGTCGGCGCGAAACCGTCGCTCGTCCGGCACGTCGAGGACCGCAAGGCCCACGACCGCCGCTACTCGCTCGACTGGAGCAAGATCCGCGACGAGCTGGGGTACCGGCCGGTCCGCGACTTCGAGGAGGCGCTGGCGGAGACGGTCGCCTGGTACCGCAACAACCGCGCCTGGTGGGAACCGCTCAAGCAGCGGGCGGCGCTGCTGCCGCCGACGAGCTGA
- a CDS encoding MFS transporter, translated as MSTDASAPPAPPAPPATPTASGRARTLALVVILLASFMDLLDVTIMNVALPSLREDLGASPAQSQWLLAGYTLAFALGIVTGARLGDLYGYRRVFLVGVAGFTLASALCAVAPGAGALVATRVVQGVFAAAMVPQVLSQIQLMYAPHERGGAMAAFSSLNGLASAVGPILGAALLEADPFGQGWRAVFWLNVPVGVVALVVASRALPEGRAGTRPRLDPLGMLLSGAGLVLVLYPLIAGSEERPWPAWTYVCLTLGVAVLFLFHRHEKGLSAAGRTPLVEMSLFRLRPVGGGLLLQFLFFLPVMGFFLTFMQLLQAGLEMGPMAAGVAILPWPIATVLGAGLGAAVLLPRFGRVTVQLGLVVLAVGFLLLALIARSAGPGATWLDFLPGVTVGGLGLGLTVAPLAALTLEGIPGEHAGSGSGLFNTVAQLAASAGVAVMGTVFFAVRDSHPDGRAHGYVPGFTATMGAGLGLIALCFAVSFLLPRRSAPRSW; from the coding sequence ATGTCCACCGACGCATCCGCTCCACCCGCCCCGCCCGCGCCACCCGCCACCCCCACCGCGTCCGGCCGGGCGCGGACCCTGGCGCTCGTCGTGATCCTGCTGGCGAGCTTCATGGATCTGCTCGACGTCACGATCATGAACGTCGCCCTTCCCTCGCTCCGCGAGGATCTGGGCGCCTCCCCCGCGCAGTCGCAGTGGCTGCTGGCCGGGTACACGCTGGCGTTCGCGCTCGGCATCGTCACCGGGGCGCGCCTCGGTGATCTCTACGGGTACCGGCGGGTGTTCCTCGTCGGTGTCGCCGGGTTCACCCTGGCCTCCGCGCTGTGCGCCGTCGCGCCCGGCGCCGGAGCGCTGGTGGCGACCCGTGTGGTCCAGGGCGTCTTCGCCGCGGCGATGGTGCCGCAGGTGCTGTCGCAGATCCAGCTGATGTACGCGCCCCACGAGCGCGGCGGCGCGATGGCCGCGTTCTCCTCGCTCAACGGCCTCGCCTCCGCCGTCGGCCCGATCCTCGGCGCCGCCCTGCTGGAGGCCGATCCGTTCGGGCAGGGCTGGCGCGCGGTGTTCTGGCTCAACGTCCCGGTGGGCGTCGTGGCGCTCGTCGTCGCCTCCCGGGCGCTGCCCGAAGGCCGTGCCGGGACCCGGCCCCGGCTGGATCCGCTGGGCATGCTCCTCTCCGGCGCCGGGCTCGTCCTGGTGCTGTACCCGCTGATCGCCGGCAGCGAGGAACGGCCGTGGCCCGCCTGGACGTACGTCTGCCTCACGCTCGGCGTGGCCGTCCTCTTCCTCTTCCACCGCCACGAGAAGGGGCTCTCCGCCGCCGGCCGGACGCCGCTCGTCGAGATGTCGCTGTTCCGGCTGCGCCCGGTCGGCGGCGGGCTGCTGCTGCAGTTCCTGTTCTTCCTGCCGGTCATGGGCTTCTTCCTCACCTTCATGCAACTGCTCCAGGCCGGCCTGGAGATGGGCCCGATGGCCGCCGGCGTCGCGATTCTGCCCTGGCCGATCGCCACCGTCCTCGGCGCCGGGCTCGGCGCGGCCGTCCTCCTGCCGAGGTTCGGCCGGGTCACCGTGCAGCTCGGACTCGTCGTCCTCGCCGTCGGCTTCCTGCTCCTCGCCCTCATCGCGCGGTCGGCTGGCCCCGGCGCGACCTGGCTCGACTTCCTGCCCGGCGTCACCGTCGGCGGACTGGGTCTCGGGCTCACCGTCGCGCCGCTGGCCGCGCTCACGCTGGAGGGCATTCCCGGCGAGCACGCCGGGTCCGGATCCGGCCTGTTCAACACCGTCGCGCAGCTCGCCGCCTCCGCCGGTGTCGCCGTCATGGGCACCGTCTTCTTCGCCGTCCGCGACTCCCACCCCGACGGGCGCGCCCACGGCTACGTCCCCGGTTTCACCGCCACCATGGGGGCCGGTCTCGGCCTCATCGCCCTCTGCTTCGCCGTCAGCTTCCTGCTGCCCCGGAGGTCCGCGCCCCGGTCCTGGTGA
- a CDS encoding dynamin family protein — protein sequence MDVRPRLIDALSALRDRVEAARFPLPLPGAVRARRNRAELLAQLDDYLVPRLCAPEAPLLAVVGGSTGAGKSTLVNSLVGRRVTEAGVLRPTTRVPVLVCNPDDHHWFAGPRVLPALRRVRVPARDGLLEDVPVEVTPTGDEDDDRPGLRLETDRALPRGLALLDAPDIDSLVERNRELAAQLICAADVWVLVTTATRYADAVPWHLLRAAKEYDVTLVTVVDRVPHQVTGEVARQFGALLEAAGLGDVPRFTIPELPESVAGGSGLLPVTAVAGLRAWLIQRAQDPASRTVARARTANGVLASLGSRLPGLAGAAAGQHSAAVRLLQRVEDAYGRAADRVRRDAAGGEALAGDALTHWRGHPRDSTSDELLTALTNAFIALLACAVDAADEEIATACAGDPAAVTALAPRDAEGAAARIGVAVRYWRRCLEEHAEEEVREARGAREVRQVRHVHGSERGGVPDADRVTALLAASLLGGRRAQSASEALAEALGARSALRLRERGGALLDACVDRVLGAERDRRTAPLEALDVTPDHQVELIAALSVLQKER from the coding sequence TTGGACGTACGGCCCCGGCTGATCGACGCGCTGTCCGCACTGCGGGACCGCGTCGAGGCCGCTCGGTTTCCGCTCCCCCTTCCCGGCGCCGTTCGCGCCCGTCGCAACCGTGCCGAGCTCCTTGCGCAGCTTGACGACTACCTCGTGCCCCGGTTGTGCGCCCCCGAAGCGCCGTTGCTCGCGGTGGTGGGGGGATCCACCGGGGCGGGGAAGTCCACGCTGGTGAACTCGCTGGTGGGGCGGCGGGTGACGGAGGCGGGGGTGCTGCGGCCGACGACGCGGGTGCCGGTGCTCGTCTGCAATCCGGACGATCACCACTGGTTCGCCGGGCCGCGGGTGCTGCCCGCGTTGCGGAGGGTCCGGGTGCCCGCGCGGGACGGGCTGCTGGAGGACGTCCCCGTAGAGGTGACCCCTACGGGTGACGAGGACGACGACCGGCCCGGGCTGCGGCTGGAGACCGACCGGGCGCTGCCCCGCGGGCTGGCGCTGCTGGACGCGCCCGACATCGACTCCCTCGTGGAGCGCAACCGGGAGCTCGCCGCGCAGCTGATCTGCGCGGCGGACGTGTGGGTGCTGGTCACCACGGCCACCCGGTACGCGGACGCGGTGCCGTGGCATCTGCTGCGGGCGGCGAAGGAGTACGACGTCACGCTGGTCACCGTCGTGGACCGGGTGCCGCACCAGGTGACGGGGGAGGTGGCGCGGCAGTTCGGGGCGCTGCTGGAGGCGGCGGGGCTGGGGGACGTCCCCCGGTTCACCATTCCCGAGCTGCCCGAGTCGGTGGCCGGCGGGAGCGGGCTGCTGCCGGTCACGGCCGTGGCGGGGCTGCGGGCCTGGCTGATCCAGCGAGCCCAGGATCCCGCCTCGCGGACGGTGGCCCGGGCCCGTACCGCCAACGGCGTGCTGGCGTCGCTCGGTTCGCGGCTGCCGGGGCTGGCCGGGGCCGCGGCCGGGCAGCACTCGGCGGCGGTGCGGCTGCTCCAGCGGGTCGAGGACGCGTACGGCCGGGCCGCGGACCGGGTCCGGCGGGACGCGGCCGGCGGTGAGGCGCTGGCCGGCGACGCGCTGACGCACTGGCGCGGCCACCCGCGCGACAGCACCTCCGACGAGCTGCTGACCGCCCTCACCAACGCCTTCATCGCCCTGCTGGCCTGCGCCGTCGACGCCGCCGACGAGGAGATCGCCACCGCCTGCGCCGGCGACCCGGCCGCCGTCACCGCGCTGGCCCCGCGGGACGCGGAGGGCGCCGCCGCCCGGATCGGGGTGGCCGTGCGCTACTGGCGCCGCTGCCTGGAGGAGCACGCGGAGGAGGAGGTGCGTGAGGCTCGTGGGGCGCGGGAGGTACGGCAGGTCCGGCATGTCCATGGTTCCGAACGCGGTGGGGTTCCCGACGCGGACCGGGTGACGGCGCTGCTCGCCGCCTCACTGCTGGGCGGACGGCGGGCGCAGTCCGCGAGCGAGGCGCTCGCCGAGGCGCTCGGCGCCCGGAGCGCGCTCCGGTTGCGCGAACGTGGTGGCGCGCTCCTCGACGCATGCGTGGATCGCGTCCTGGGGGCCGAGCGCGACCGCCGTACCGCCCCCCTGGAAGCCCTCGACGTCACCCCCGACCACCAGGTCGAACTCATCGCCGCGCTGTCCGTGTTGCAGAAGGAAAGGTGA
- a CDS encoding MarR family winged helix-turn-helix transcriptional regulator codes for MSVKPTAGGAGGSADALADHIMLAMTDLAGALGRLHDRIAQQLNVAPTDLLCLHTLDREGPTTAGTLSTRLGRTTGAVTHMLDRLEKGGYVHRRPHPEDRRRVIVEASPEGLRRIAAYYKGLDARSRTLASDFSPQELQAILRFLTGSRNDVLAETEELPK; via the coding sequence ATGAGTGTCAAGCCGACGGCTGGAGGGGCGGGCGGCTCGGCGGACGCCCTCGCCGACCACATCATGCTGGCCATGACCGACCTGGCCGGCGCGCTCGGACGGCTCCACGACCGCATCGCCCAGCAGCTGAACGTGGCCCCCACGGACCTGCTCTGCCTCCACACCCTCGACCGTGAGGGCCCCACCACCGCCGGCACCCTCAGCACCCGCCTGGGCCGCACCACCGGCGCGGTCACCCACATGCTCGACCGCCTCGAAAAGGGCGGCTACGTTCACCGCCGCCCGCACCCCGAGGACCGCCGCCGCGTGATCGTGGAAGCCTCTCCCGAGGGCCTCCGCCGCATCGCCGCCTACTACAAGGGCCTCGACGCCCGCAGCCGCACCCTCGCTTCCGACTTCTCGCCGCAGGAACTCCAGGCGATCCTGCGCTTCCTGACGGGCAGCCGGAACGACGTCCTGGCGGAGACGGAGGAGCTACCGAAGTGA
- a CDS encoding single-stranded DNA-binding protein, with protein MNETLVTVVGNVVTQPDFREAANGAALARFRLAATVRRWDRGREEWADAYTSFYSVWAWRTLASNVVASVTIGEPVVVQGKLRINTQERDGKRWTSADIDAVAIGHDLARGTSAFRRVSPARPLPVEPVRLAGVMGKAVTDGEAARMSAVVGGTEAVPAGIAKAAGSLVGGPSGGNPSSVESRAVGASAVGPPDVASDREGRGRLGGSLVPSVP; from the coding sequence ATGAACGAGACACTGGTGACGGTCGTGGGCAATGTGGTGACCCAGCCCGACTTCCGGGAGGCCGCGAACGGCGCGGCCCTCGCCCGCTTCCGGCTCGCCGCGACGGTGCGCCGCTGGGACCGGGGGCGGGAGGAGTGGGCCGACGCCTACACGAGCTTCTACTCGGTGTGGGCGTGGCGCACGCTGGCGAGCAACGTGGTCGCCTCGGTGACGATCGGCGAACCCGTCGTCGTGCAGGGGAAGTTGCGCATCAATACCCAGGAGCGGGACGGGAAGCGGTGGACGTCCGCGGACATCGACGCGGTGGCGATCGGGCACGATCTCGCCCGCGGGACCTCGGCGTTCCGCAGGGTGTCGCCGGCGCGGCCGCTGCCGGTCGAACCGGTGCGCCTGGCGGGCGTCATGGGGAAGGCGGTCACGGATGGGGAGGCGGCGCGGATGAGCGCGGTCGTGGGCGGGACGGAAGCGGTGCCGGCCGGGATCGCGAAGGCCGCCGGGTCACTTGTGGGCGGGCCTTCTGGCGGCAACCCTTCTTCCGTCGAGTCGCGTGCCGTCGGGGCATCTGCCGTCGGGCCACCTGACGTGGCGTCGGATCGTGAGGGCAGGGGAAGGCTCGGCGGCTCGTTGGTGCCGAGCGTGCCGTGA
- a CDS encoding CarD family transcriptional regulator — protein MTKPAALKRHLPTSPFAAKVTPAPKDFAVGDQVTHDMYGLGRVTGVEDGIAVLVDFGSTEERILSPYAKMTKL, from the coding sequence ATGACAAAGCCTGCTGCACTCAAGCGTCATCTGCCCACCAGCCCCTTCGCGGCCAAGGTCACGCCGGCTCCCAAGGACTTCGCCGTGGGCGACCAGGTCACGCATGACATGTACGGACTCGGCCGGGTGACCGGCGTCGAGGACGGGATCGCGGTGCTCGTGGATTTCGGCTCTACCGAAGAGCGGATCCTGAGCCCGTACGCCAAAATGACCAAACTCTAG